Proteins encoded in a region of the Triticum dicoccoides isolate Atlit2015 ecotype Zavitan chromosome 3A, WEW_v2.0, whole genome shotgun sequence genome:
- the LOC119267012 gene encoding uncharacterized protein LOC119267012, whose translation MQIQRGDVQPGSSNRRRKKMRISSENMIRVNPLEEEFGTSSDSGEGVWRLLSEEVAAHIDDSVVSLASFHKDNAKSVYFACTGIIIESNSTITSFLTSLSLLRSIDDDSKIFQDMMIEVRLPNNHLSMGWLEYYDLKYNVAVISIAPFHVFRAAFVDHQRQFESHSEVVAVGRCFDSGKLMATTAMLTDNGKRIYREELAISTCEITMTGVGGPLVDFNGDFVGMNFYSKEETPFLPRNKILELLMHFRRTSPCWDTSKKRGSKTERGASKAQMSPESHKSDLEGSSRQEMKNKNQKPTICTICDPELNSGLEDTLLESLPSIRRWPYDWGLVSLDARRDKFRSRGYPLPVLEDNGKRLRYSFEEEFSEDIWNKLSERAASNMSRVVVALASFSGEARLFACTGVFIDSNGFTTRVLTSGSLVRSNDDESKVADNLKIEVHLPDKRHVTGILQHYDLHYNVAVIIIEKLRCTRTAIINNKVETGTHSPVLAIGRVYESGKLMAASGIVINKESKLDCKDLRISTCQIIKAGIGGPLIDSDGNFIGMNFYGLEETPYMPRDTIVKLLGNFDAKGTADFTKVPAPNRWPVPKPYWCYPVWHERKEGTDLLEFLEREFRYD comes from the exons ATGCAGATCCAGCGAGGGGATGTTCAACCTGGAAGCTCGAATAGAAGACGCAAAAAAATGCGCATAAGTAGCG AAAATATGATTCGAGTCAATCCTCTCGAAGAGGAATTCGGCACCTCAAGTGATTCTGGTGAAGGTGTCTGGAGGCTACTCAGTGAAGAAGTCGCAGCACACATAGATGACAGTGTTGTGTCGCTTGCTTCATTCCATAAAGATAACG CAAAGTCGGTTTATTTTGCGTGCACGGGCATAATTATTGAGAGCAATTCAACTATTACAAGTTTCTTGACTTCGTTAAGTTTGCTTAGATCTATTGATGATGATAGCAAGATCTTTCAAGACATGATG ATTGAAGTGCGCCTTCCAAATAATCATCTTTCAATGGGATGGTTGGAATACTATGACTTAAAATACAATGTTGCTGTTATCAGCATCGCGCCCTTCCATGTTTTTCGCGCAGCATTTGTAGATCATCAGCGGCAATTTGAGTCTCATAGTGAAGTAGTTGCTGTTGGGCGTTGCTTCGACTCAGGCAAATTAATGGCCACAACTGCGATGTTGACTGACAATGGGAAGAGAATTTACCGCGAGGAGCTTGCGATCTCCACATGTGAAATTACTATG ACTGGAGTTGGAGGGCCCCTTGTTGATTTTAACGGTGACTTTGTCGGGATGAACTTTTATTCTAAGGAAGAGACTCCGTTCCTACCAAGGAATAAAATTCTTGAGCTTCTGATGCATTTTAGGAGAACATCCCCGTGCTG GGACACAAGTAAGAAAAGAGGTAGTAAAACTGAAAGAGGCGCAAGCAAGGCACAAATGTCTCCTGAATCTCACAAGTCCGATTTAGAAG GCAGCTCAAGGCAGGAGATGAAAAATAAAAACCAGAAACCTACCATATGTACTATATGTGACCCAGAACTTAATTCAG GACTTGAGGATACATTACTAGAGAGTCTGCCTTCTATTCGCCGGTGGCCATATGACTGGGGTCTTG TATCTTTGGATGCTAGAAGAGATAAGTTTAGGTCCCGTGGTTACCCCTTACCAGTTTTGGAGGACA ATGGCAAGCGTCTGCGTTATAGTTTTGAGGAGGAGTTTAGTGAAGATATCTGGAACAAACTCTCAGAAAGAGCAGCTTCAAATATGTCCCGAGTTGTTGTAGCACTCGCTTCATTCAGTG GAGAAGCGAGACTTTTTGCTTGCACAGGTGTATTCATAGACAGCAATGGGTTCACCACAAGAGTTCTAACCTCAGGAAGTTTGGTTAGAAGTAATGACGATGAAAGCAAGGTTGCTGATAACTTAAAG ATTGAAGTGCACCTTCCAGATAAACGACATGTCACAGGGATTTTGCAACATTACGATCTGCATTATAatgtcgctgtcatcatcatcgaAAAACTTCGCTGTACTCGGACAGCAATTATCAACAATAAGGTTGAAACTGGCACTCACTCGCCGGTATTAGCTATAGGGCGTGTCTATGAATCAGGCAAATTAATGGCAGCAAGTGGGATAGTGATCAACAAAGAAAGTAAACTCGATTGCAAAGATCTTAGGATCTCCACTTGTCAAATCATTAAG GCTGGGATTGGGGGCCCTCTTATTGATTCTGATGGGAACTTTATTGGCATGAACTTCTATGGCTTGGAAGAAACTCCCTACATGCCACGGGATACAATTGTGAAACTCTTGGGGAATTTTGATGCAAAAGG GACTGCTGATTTTACCAAAGTTCCCGCACCAAACAG ATGGCCTGTGCCTAAGCCATATTGGTGCTATCCGGTGTGGCATGAACGGAAGGAAGGAACAGACTTGCTGGAATTTCTTGAACGAGAATTTCGCTATGACTAA